Genomic window (Streptomyces sp. NBC_01431):
GGTGAGCACGAGGTGGCCGTGGCGCAGGAGTTGGGCGCCGACGAGAGCTCCGAGGAACATGGCCAGTACGGACAGGATCCGGCGGCCGGGCCGTGGTGCCGCGCCGCCGGCCGGAGTGGAGTCCGCGGCGAGCCCCGTCAAGGTCAGGGTCAGCACAGTGGTGGTGAGGTCCGGGACGCCGAGGCGCCGGGCAACCGCGTTCTGCAGCCCCATGGCGAGCCCGAGGAACACGATCAGCGGGTACTGGACGCCGGTACCGACCCGCCCGTCCGCCACCGCGGCGACCACCACGGCGACCGCGACCAGGACCGTCTGCACGGCTGTCGACGCCCTCAGCAGATATCCGCGGTGGGTGGCGAACCGGCTGCCGAGCCTGCCTCCGGCGAGGGCGCCGACGAGGAAAGCGGCCATCGAGACGACCGAGGCGAGCGCGGACAGGCCCTGGGCGCCCGCGAGCGCGAACCCCAGGAAGACCACGTTGCCGGTCATGTTGGCGACGAAGACATGACCCAGGGCCAGATAGCTCACGGCGTCCACCAGGCCGGTGACCACGGTCAGGATCAGCAAGAGGGGAGGCAGGGGACCGTGACGGTCCCCTCCGGCCGGTTTGAGGGTACGGACCGCGTCACTCAGCAGCCTGTGCATACGACTTCCTTTCCACTGTGGCGCGCGGGCGGTGCAGCACCGCGCGGGTGAGCAGTCCGCTTGCCGGGCCGATCACGATCGCCGCGAGGGCGACCCACACCGGCCAGTGCGTGATTCCCAGTGCTTGGTCGAGGGACCAACGCCCGGCCCCGGTGAGGGCCAAGGCGGCGCAGACGGCTACGAGCACCAACGGGTACTCATAGCCGTCGTGCTGCACCCACAGCCCCTTGGACCACTTGACGGTGCCCGCGACCGTCATCACGCCCATCGCGGCCATGGCGGCCGCCGGCGTGAGCAGTCCGACGGCCAGGAACAGGCCGGCACCGATCTGACTGCCTCCAGCGGCGAGCGCGGTCGGACGACCGCCGCGGAAGCCATCACGGCGGAACTCCTCGGTCCCGCCCGCCAATCCATTGCCTCCGAGCCGGAAGCTCACCTTCTGCACCCCGTGGCCGGCGATGAGCAACCCCACCACCAGCCGGAGGACCAACAGTCCAGCGTCCATCGTGTTCCCGCCTGTTCCTGACTCACATCGTCACTGCTGGGTGAACCGGCGCGATCAGCCGGCGGCGTGAGCTCCGATGACGGCCTGCGCGTAGACCATCCCGAGGCCGTAGGCGCCGCCGTGCTCCTTGACCACGTCGCCCACGGCGGCGTACGTCTCGGTGCGGGCCCAGTCGCGCTGGAGCTCCAGGAGCACCTGCACCCAGGTCACCGGGACCGCTCCGCCCTGCACCATGCGCTGGATCGCATGCTCGTGAGCCTGCGGGCTGACACCACCGGACGCGTCGGTGACCACGTACACCTCATAACCCTGGGCAATGGCGGAGAGCGCGGGCAGCACAACGCAGACCTCGGTCCACAGACCGGCGATGACGAGCTTCTTGCGGCCGGTGGCCTTGACTGCCTCAACGAAGGCGAGGTCCTCCCAGGCGTTCATCGTGCTGCGGTCAATGATCTTCCGATCGGGGAAGACCGCTGCCAGCTGCGGCATGATCGGCCCGGAGAACGATTCGGCGGCCACGGTGCTCAGGACGACGGGGACATCGAACGCCTTGGCCGACTTGGCCAGGCCCACGGTGGAGTTGATGATCGCGGTGCGGTCGCCGCTGCCGGTGCCGAAGAACATCTGCGGCTGGTGGTCCACGAACAGTACGGCGCAGTTGTCGGGGGTCAGCAGGTCGGGGCTGGGAGCCGCGGTGACCTCGTTGATGTTGACCATGAGTGTGACCTCTCTCGGTAAGGGATGGCGCGGACTGCTGCCCGCGCTGTGGGAAAACCCGCCCGGTGGACGGAAGTTGGTGGGTGTCCCGGAAGGGGGCGGCGCAACGGCGTGCCCTCTTCCGGGAGTTCAGAGGACGAAGCAGGGATCGAAGGGGATGTTCACGGCGTCCGCCGTGAGGCCCCGCGCGACGCGCCACTGGCGGTGCTGCTCCGACTCGGCGATGGCCTGGCCGAGCAACTCCGCCTGGTGGGCGCCGGGAAGGCTTGACCGGCGGGACGCCTGGTAGCCGCCGAAGTGCGCCACCGGGCTCCAGGCCGGGCTGACGGGGGGAAGTTCCTCATCGAGCCCCTCGTATTCGGCGGTGGCGTAGACGATGCGGCCGCCGGTCACCGTCAGCAGTGACTCGATGTGTGCGATGTCCGGCTCGGGCACGGCGAAGTAGTCCTCGGACAGGATCGCCAGGTCCCCGTAACACCCGGGCCGGAGTACGCCCTTGACCTCGTCCTCGCCGGTCAGCGCGGCACCGGCGCGGGTGAACATCGCCAGCGCCGTCTGCCGGTCGACGCGGTTCGTCGGCGGGCGGAGTGCCAGATCGCCGACGGTGCGGCCGCTGACGAGCCAGTGCAGGGCGACCCAGGGGTTGTATGTGGAGACCCGGGTGGCATCGGTGCCGGCGCCCACCGTCAGGCCGCGGTCCAGCATGGCCCGGATGGGCGGGGCGTCCGCGGCGGCACCAGGGCCGTAACGGCCTACGAACGCCTCGCCCTGGAAGGACAGGCGGTTCTGCACAGACATCGCGCCGCCGAGGGCGGCGACGCGGTCGAGGCTGTCCGGGGAAGCGGTCTCCGCGTGATCGAACAGCCAGCGGTTCCCGGCCGGAAAGAGCCCTTCCACGGCGAGCTTCTCGAATACCGCGAGATCGCGGCGGATGGTCTCGTCATACGTGGCGTGCAGCCGGAAACCCCACCCGTTCTCCATGAGCAGGCGCACTGCCTTCTCGAACTCCACCTCGTAATCAGGGGAGTGCTCCGGACGCGGCTGGGCGAAGTTCTCGAAATCCGCCGCCGCCCAGGTGAGGTTCTCGCCCGCGCCGTTGAGGCGCAGCCATTCGTCACCGTCCTCGGGACGGGCCATTTCGATCCAGCGGGTCAGATCATCGATCTCCTGGCCCGCAGTCTGCGGAAACAGGTGATAGGCGATACGCAGCGACAATTGTCCTGCCTTGGCCAGCTCGACAACGGTCGCGTAGTTCTCGGGGAAGCTCTGGAATCCTCCGGCGGCGTCGATCGCCGACGTCAGCCCGAACCTGTTCAACTCGCGCAGGAAATGCCGGGTCGACGTCTTCTTGTCCTCGCCCTCCAGCACCGGCGCCCTGGCCAGGGTCGAGTAGAGGATGAGGGCGCTGGGAGCCGCCAGGAGCATGCCCGTCGGTTCCCCGTCCCGGCCCCGGACGATCTGACCGCCCTTGGGGTCGGGTGTGTCCCGGGTGTATCCGGCGGCCTTGAGGGCCGCCCGGTTCAGCACCGCCGACTGGTACAGGTGCAGGACGAACACCGGGGTGTCGGGCGCGGCGGCGTTCAGTTCGGCGACGGTCGGCAGCCGGCGTTCGGCGAACTGCTCGGCCGACCACCCACCCACCACCCGAACCCACTGGCCCTTGGGGGTACGAGCGGCCTGCTCACGCAGCATCGCCAGACCCTGACGCAGGCTGCGCACGCCGTCCCAACGCAGCTCCAGTACGTAGTTGAGGCCCCCACGAATCACGTGCAGGTGGGCGTCGTTGAGGCCGGGGATCACCCGTCGCCCGAGCGCGTCGACCACCTTCGTGCCCGCGCCAATGTGGGGAGCCACGTCCTTGTCGTCACCGACGACGGTGATGACACCGTCGCGGACGGCGATTGCCTGGGCGTGCGGGCGACCCGGGTCGCCGGTGTGGATCTTCGCGTTGCGGACGACGAGGTCTGCGGCATCCTCGACGGCATGCGGAACCAGTCCGCCGATGGGCATGGTTGACATCTCTTGAAACCCCCTCCGGGAAAACGACTTCGATTCACGTCATGGCCGATAGCGGCAGACCTTGGCGATTCAGGCATGCTCGAATGCCGGATTGCTCGAATCGAACCGAGTGAACCCACCGACACTCGTCGTGCCCTGAACGAGGGCAGGCCCCGTGGATGACGGGCCGCGGTCGCATGGCCATCACCCTAGACGCGACTAATGGGCCGTCATGTCCTGGCAGTGCACAGGACTTTGCCTCACTGTGCACTGGTCATCGCGATGTTCTGAATCTCATTGGAGAGGCTCTAAACTAGCTGTGCACTGTGAGGACAGCGGCGGTGCGCCCACGGGCAATTGCCGCCCGGCCCCGGGGTTTAGCGTGCCGAAAGCAGCTTCGGGACATCCTTCGCACCCCGGTCGTATTGCCGGAAGGGCCAACGTCCCCATGACCAATTCAGGAGATTCACATGCCCGACACCGTCAAGCCGGTTCAGCCGGTGCTGGAGCCCGCGGCGGCCGCGTTCGCGGAGGCGACCGCCAATCCGCCGTATCTGTTCGACCTGCCTCCGGCGGAAGGGCGCAAGGCCGTCGACGACGTGCAGTCCGGCGAGATCGAGAAGCCGCAGATCGACGAGGAGTGGATCACCGTCTCGGGCGGTCCGACCGGCAGCGTACGGGCCCGCATCGTCAAGCCCGCGGGCGCGGAGGGAACCCTGCCGGTGATTCTCTACATCCACGGCGCCGGCTGGGTGTTCGGCAACGCCCACACCCACGACCGCCTGGTGCGCGAACTCGCCGTCGGTGCGGGCGCCGCCGTGGTCTTCCCCGAGTACGACCTGTCGCCCGAGGTCCGCTACCCGGTCGCCATCGAGCAGAACTACGCGATCGCCCGGTGGGTGGTCCAGCAGGGCGCCTCCAAGGGCCTGGACGGTACGCGGCTGGCGGTGGCCGGCGACTCGGTGGGCGGCAACATGAGCGCCGCGCTGACCCTGATGGCCAAGGAGCGCGGCGACGTTCCCCTGGTGCAGCAGGTGCTGTTCTACCCGGTCACCGACGCGAGCTTCGACACCGGTTCGTACCACCAGTTCGCCACCGGCTACTTCCTGCGCCGTGACGGTATGCAGTGGTTCTGGGACCAGTACACGACCGACGAGGCGGAGCGCGCCCAGATCACGGCGTCTCCGTTGCGCGCCACCACCGAGCAGCTCACCGGCTTGCCCCCGGCCCTGGTCATCACCGGCGAGGCCGACGTGCTGCGCGACGAGGGCGAGGCGTACGCGGCCAAGCTGCGCGAGGCCGGTGTGGCCGTCACCGCCGTGCGGTTCCAGGGCGTCATCCACGACTTCGTGATGCTCAACGCCCTGCGCGAGACCCACGCCGCCGAAGCCGCCATCACGCTGGCCGTCGCCACCCTGCGCGCCGCCCTTCACACCGCCTGAACCCGAAGAGAGACCCTGACATGACTACCTCCACTCCCACCGTCGTTCTCGTCCACGGCGCCTTCGCCGACGCGGCCAGCTGGTCCGGGGTCATCGCCGAGTTGCAGAGCCACGGCATCCCGGTGATCGCGCCGCCCAACCCGCTGCGCGGACTGGCCTCGGACGCCGCGTACGTCGCCTCCGTGGCCGCCCAGATCGACGGCCCCGTCGTCCTGGTCGGCCACTCGTACGGTGGCGCGCTCATCACCGTGGCCGGAACCACCGAGAACGTCGTCGGTCTGGTCTACGTGGCCGCGTACGTCCTCGAAGAAGGCGAGAGCCTCGGCGAACTCCAGGGCCGGTTCCCCGACAGCCCGCTGGTGAGCAACCTGAAGCAGTGGACGTACCCCGTCGAGGGCGCGGATCCCGCGGTCGAGGTCACCATCACGCCCGACGCCTTCCCGGATGTCTTCGCCGCCGACGTGCCCGCCGACGTCACCAAGGTCCTCGCGGCCGCCCAACGACCGCTGGCCGCCGCGGCGTTCGAGGAGACGGCCGCCGCGGCCGCGTGGAAGACCAAGCCTTCCTGGGCCCTGGTGGCCTGCGCCGACCACGCGATCAACCCCGAGGTCGAGCGGTTCGGCGCCGAGCGGGCCGGGGCGACCATCGTCGAGATTGAGGGTGCCTCGCACGCGGTCGCCGTGTCCCAGCCGAAGCAGGTCGCCGCGCTTGTCCTGGACGCGGTACGCGCCACGAGCTGACCAGGCGGAACAAGCAGCCGCGCGGACGGATTCCCCTGCGTCCGCGCGGCCCCGTGTCGGGTCTCCCGCGATGTATTCGCGAGCAGAGCCACTGAGGCGACTGACCATGGGCACCGCTTGGCCCGCCGCGCTGGTCGGCGAGCGCGGCTCCCCGGACCGCCCCTTCCCCTTGCCTCGTGTTCCGTTCCCGGCCGGCCCGGCCACCTGCCCGGCCAGCACGCCGACATACGGCTCACCGCCGCCGACGGCCACCGGACGGTACGCGGTCACGACCTTGCCGCATCCGCCGACGGCGATGACATCGAACCGGGCGTACACGGCGTGTCCGACGGGAGCCCCCCTCACCTGCCCACGGCCTGGCGCCGGCACCCGACCGGGAGCCGCGCGGCCCGCTCGGCAACGTGGTTCGTCCGCGGCCCGAACAGACCGAGCCGGTGCTCCTGGTGGTCGGCGGCCCCGGCGTCGTCCCGCCGACGCAATGACCCGCATCCGCCGCCGGACAGGGACGCGCAGCCCTTTTCACCCGCTGTACTCCGCGTGCACCCATGACGAGGTCTGGTCCCGTGACCACTTGGCCGCCGGGACCCGCAACTCAACGCCCGCACCCGTACTGATCCAACCGGCCGCGCCCGCATGGAGCCGCCACCGCCACGGGGCGCGGGCTGTCCGGCAGCGTGCTCAGCCGCCGTCGCCCGGCCTGACCGGACTCACTTGAGGAACCGACGCCTTACCCGTGTTGGAGACCTTTCCGCCGGTCCAGCGGACTCTGATCGACTCCGTCTCATCGGGCGGGGTGACGAGCACGGCCGCAGGTGTCACGGTAGTGACGCCGGAGACCGCCGGATTGGTGAAGACCAACGCCGACCACGCACTCGCTCCCGGGGTAAGCGTCACGATCCGTTGCTCCTGCCCGGTGGTCCGCTCGGGGTCCGGTGTGACGGCCTCGCCGGCACTGTTGACGAACGCCACCCCGGGAAATCCGTACACCGTGCAGGTGCGGTGGGAGCCGTTGACCAGGATGATGGCGAAGTTCTCCTGCCCGGCTCCCGGGTGATCCGGGCCGATGGATGCCCGCAGCTCGGAACTGTGGCATCGGGCTGCCGTCGGTGACTGAGGGGCGGACGCGGTCGGCGTCGGTGTCGGCCCGCCCGACGAGTCGGCGGTGCCGCCGTTGGCGGTCCCCGAGCTGGCGGCCGACGACGGGTTTGCGGAGTTGCTCGGAGCCGGGCTGCCGTCCGTGGCGCTGCCTGTGCCGGTGCTCGTACAACCAGCCAGCGCGGTTGCCAGCGCGGCGCAGCAGGCGAGTGTGGCGGACACGGTTCTACGGTGCGTCATCTTCTGCCTTCCTCGGTGTGCCGGATGGGCCGGCCTGCGCGCCCCCGGTATCGGCCCGCGTGGTCTTTGCCAGGGGGCGGGGGCGAGGATCGGGTCCTCACCCCCGGCAGGAGCGGGGTTGAGCAGGTTGTGGTTGGCGGAACGCGACCTGCCGCGCGCCGCACGAACGCCGGGGCAGTTCGGCCGTCCTCTACGTTCTACGGCCTAGTGACGCCGTAGGAGGTACTTCTCTGCCCGGACAGCACGAGTTGGCGGTGCTGGTTGTGAACGGTGGCCGCGGTGACCACGATGCCGTTGCCGTCCTTCGGCTCCAGGCCGGTGATGGTGAGCGCCGGGTAGAGGGTGTCGCCGGAGTGCACCTCGGCCAGGAAGGTGTACGACACTTCGAGGAATCTGATGAACACCTCACCGATGAAGTGCGGGAACAGGGTGGCCCCGGTGCGGTGAAGGCCAGTACTTGGAGGCCGTGTACCACCGGCGCGGAGTGTCCGTGTTTGCGCGCCCATTCGGCGTCGTAGTGCACCGGGTGATTGTCCGCGGACACCGTCTGGAAAGCCGCGGCATGCCCGTCCGTCAGGGTGCGGCTGGGAGCCCGGAAGACCTCGCCGATGCGCAGGTCCTCGAACGTCCTGGCCGGGACGACCAGGGACGCGTCGGGGTCGAACTCGGCCGATTCGGCGGCTGTCTGTGTCTCTGTGTGCCGCTTCCCCATGACATGGTCCTCTCCGCTCGCTTCTTCGTGTGTTCGGCTCTCCAGCGACGTGCCCGTCCGTGCCCTCGACGGCTTCGAAGACAGCCGCTGCGGCCCATGTCCGGTGTCCGGCCCGCGCGGTATCGGCGGGTACCGCCTGGGGCTGGCTCTATTCGCCGGCCCTGATCTGGGCTGGTCCGGTGCCCGGCCCGCGCGGTATTGACGGGTACCGCCCAGGGTGGGCCCTATTCGCCGGCCCTGATCCGGGCGGCGAGGAGGTTGGGGTCGTTGTTGGTCGAGTAGGCGCCGTTGGCGATGTAAACCGTGGTGCCGTGTACGGCGAGTGAGGTCGGGTTCTCAAGCCCGTTGGCGGCGGTCAGCACTGTGGTGTGGCTGCCGTCCGGCTTGACCAGGGCGACCTCGTTGTCCGCGTTGATCGCGGCCAGCAGGGTGTCACCGGCGCCGGTGAACGCGATGTCGTCGATGTTGACGAGGCCGTTGGCTCGGGTCTCGACGGGACCGGCGGTGCCGTGGCACGTGATCGGGATGCGCAACACGGTGCCCTTGTCCAGGTTGGACACCCAGACCGCGCCCTTGTGGATCTTGATGCCGTTGGCTCCCAGGAAGCCGGTGGCTTCCAGTTCGGGGGCGGCGGCCCACTTGGTGGGCGTGCCCCCAGTGGCCGGCACCCGCCAGACCGTGCCAAGGACCGAGTCGGCCATGTACAGCAGGCCGCTCTGCTGGTCGAGGGCAAGACCGTTGGGCAGGCTGTCGGCCGGGAGCCCGGCGATGCGCTCCGGGGTACCGCCCGGACGCAGGCGCCACAGGCCGGTCAGGTCGCTGCCGGTGGCGTACAGGAAGTACAGCGTTCCGTCGGGTGCGCGGACGATCCCGCCGAGGAACGGTGAGGTGAGGACAGGGGTCTTGGCGCCGGCCGGGGGCGCCGGCAGGGTCGCCAGGACATGTACGTGACCATCGGGGCCGACCCGGGCGACCTGGCGGCTGAAGGCGAAGGTGACGTCGGCGCCGCCGCCGGGTTCCAGGGTTATGTTCTCCGGCCGCTGTCCCTCGGCCATGTTCAGATGCGACACGAAGTGGACGTGCGATACGGGGGCGGTGGCCGCGGTGGCGTGGCCTGCGGCAGTCATGGCGAGGGCCGCCACCACGGCCAGGAGGCCGGTCCGCTTGCCCTTCATGGTTCTTGACATGTTTTTCTCGTCCATTGTGTTGCTTCGTACTCGGCGATACATGTGCGTCTTCCTGGTTGCAGGGGGCGCGGCAGGGCGCGGCGCCAAGCGGGCGATTGATCGGATATCGGATGGGGGCCGGGACGGAGAAGAGGAGTTTCCCGGCGCGACCGCCCCGCAGCTACCGACGACCGGGCGTCCGGTACGCCAGGCACCCGGCGGGAGGATCTGGTCCCTCTGCTGAGTCCTCCCAAGGTGCTGCACTCCTCACCATTGATGGCGGAGGTCAGGTCCAGATCGTCGGGGGTGGTGAACCCGTCCCAAGTGCCCAGCCAGGGGCCCATCGGTGCGAAGCTCCGACAGGGCTCGCCGAGGTTGAACCGGGGAGGCGGCGGCCCGGCCATCTGGACAAAACGCTCGGAGACGTCCTGGCCCACCTGGCCTTTCGTGGCGCGCGGTTTGCCGTTGGTTCCTCACTCGCTCCCGTCCATGAGCCCGGCGACGAGGCGGTCCAGGTCGATGTGGAGTTCCTCCGTGCCGGGTGCCACCACCAGGTGGGTCGCCTCCAGAAAGGCGGTGACCGCCGACACCGCGATCTCCAGCAGTGCCACTCCGGCTGGTGATCTCAGGACGATGCGCACAGAGCCCCGATGGCCGCGACGAGGCGGTCTCACCAGTACGTCTCCGAGACCCCTCGGTCGGCGCAGGCCCTCCGACAGGAGGCTGCGGGCGAAGACCCAGTCGACCGTGCCGGTCGACGGCACGCCGAGTGACAGGCATACGGCGTAGGGGTCAGTGCTGTCGTAGCGCAGCGTCGCCGGCACAGATACCGGTCGTCCTTCCGGGACGCCGGCGCGCACCATTACCTCGTGCATGACCGGGAGCCCGGCTGCTGCACCGGAAGAAGACTGATTCACTACATCCCCCGATCGCTGGATTTCTAGAGGCAGGCCGTGTGAATGACCGTAAAGCCTGCGAATAGGAGCACCGTGCCGAGGAATGCACGAGATGTTGCCTGAGAGAGCACGGCACGCGGATTCTCGCGATGGTCAAGGCTCTGTCATGGCGGGCTCAGCCGAAGCGCAGAGCGGCTGAGCGATCTGCCCCGAGCGCCCGCAACTCGCGGCGCCCTGGGAACGGCAGGTCGACGGTCGGCATCCTCCGCGCGCACTCGTTGCCCAGGAGCGAGGGTTCCAACTTCGGGCGAGGTGGCGACAGATCCAGG
Coding sequences:
- a CDS encoding DUF4232 domain-containing protein, whose amino-acid sequence is MSATLACCAALATALAGCTSTGTGSATDGSPAPSNSANPSSAASSGTANGGTADSSGGPTPTPTASAPQSPTAARCHSSELRASIGPDHPGAGQENFAIILVNGSHRTCTVYGFPGVAFVNSAGEAVTPDPERTTGQEQRIVTLTPGASAWSALVFTNPAVSGVTTVTPAAVLVTPPDETESIRVRWTGGKVSNTGKASVPQVSPVRPGDGG
- a CDS encoding hydrolase, with protein sequence MVNINEVTAAPSPDLLTPDNCAVLFVDHQPQMFFGTGSGDRTAIINSTVGLAKSAKAFDVPVVLSTVAAESFSGPIMPQLAAVFPDRKIIDRSTMNAWEDLAFVEAVKATGRKKLVIAGLWTEVCVVLPALSAIAQGYEVYVVTDASGGVSPQAHEHAIQRMVQGGAVPVTWVQVLLELQRDWARTETYAAVGDVVKEHGGAYGLGMVYAQAVIGAHAAG
- a CDS encoding YoaK family protein codes for the protein MHRLLSDAVRTLKPAGGDRHGPLPPLLLILTVVTGLVDAVSYLALGHVFVANMTGNVVFLGFALAGAQGLSALASVVSMAAFLVGALAGGRLGSRFATHRGYLLRASTAVQTVLVAVAVVVAAVADGRVGTGVQYPLIVFLGLAMGLQNAVARRLGVPDLTTTVLTLTLTGLAADSTPAGGAAPRPGRRILSVLAMFLGALVGAQLLRHGHLVLTLGLALLLLAATSVITHRLATTDAAWARPA
- a CDS encoding SsgA family sporulation/cell division regulator — its product is MPATLRYDSTDPYAVCLSLGVPSTGTVDWVFARSLLSEGLRRPRGLGDVLVRPPRRGHRGSVRIVLRSPAGVALLEIAVSAVTAFLEATHLVVAPGTEELHIDLDRLVAGLMDGSE
- a CDS encoding alpha/beta fold hydrolase, whose product is MTTSTPTVVLVHGAFADAASWSGVIAELQSHGIPVIAPPNPLRGLASDAAYVASVAAQIDGPVVLVGHSYGGALITVAGTTENVVGLVYVAAYVLEEGESLGELQGRFPDSPLVSNLKQWTYPVEGADPAVEVTITPDAFPDVFAADVPADVTKVLAAAQRPLAAAAFEETAAAAAWKTKPSWALVACADHAINPEVERFGAERAGATIVEIEGASHAVAVSQPKQVAALVLDAVRATS
- a CDS encoding amidohydrolase, giving the protein MSTMPIGGLVPHAVEDAADLVVRNAKIHTGDPGRPHAQAIAVRDGVITVVGDDKDVAPHIGAGTKVVDALGRRVIPGLNDAHLHVIRGGLNYVLELRWDGVRSLRQGLAMLREQAARTPKGQWVRVVGGWSAEQFAERRLPTVAELNAAAPDTPVFVLHLYQSAVLNRAALKAAGYTRDTPDPKGGQIVRGRDGEPTGMLLAAPSALILYSTLARAPVLEGEDKKTSTRHFLRELNRFGLTSAIDAAGGFQSFPENYATVVELAKAGQLSLRIAYHLFPQTAGQEIDDLTRWIEMARPEDGDEWLRLNGAGENLTWAAADFENFAQPRPEHSPDYEVEFEKAVRLLMENGWGFRLHATYDETIRRDLAVFEKLAVEGLFPAGNRWLFDHAETASPDSLDRVAALGGAMSVQNRLSFQGEAFVGRYGPGAAADAPPIRAMLDRGLTVGAGTDATRVSTYNPWVALHWLVSGRTVGDLALRPPTNRVDRQTALAMFTRAGAALTGEDEVKGVLRPGCYGDLAILSEDYFAVPEPDIAHIESLLTVTGGRIVYATAEYEGLDEELPPVSPAWSPVAHFGGYQASRRSSLPGAHQAELLGQAIAESEQHRQWRVARGLTADAVNIPFDPCFVL
- a CDS encoding alpha/beta hydrolase encodes the protein MPDTVKPVQPVLEPAAAAFAEATANPPYLFDLPPAEGRKAVDDVQSGEIEKPQIDEEWITVSGGPTGSVRARIVKPAGAEGTLPVILYIHGAGWVFGNAHTHDRLVRELAVGAGAAVVFPEYDLSPEVRYPVAIEQNYAIARWVVQQGASKGLDGTRLAVAGDSVGGNMSAALTLMAKERGDVPLVQQVLFYPVTDASFDTGSYHQFATGYFLRRDGMQWFWDQYTTDEAERAQITASPLRATTEQLTGLPPALVITGEADVLRDEGEAYAAKLREAGVAVTAVRFQGVIHDFVMLNALRETHAAEAAITLAVATLRAALHTA
- a CDS encoding fumarylacetoacetate hydrolase family protein, coding for MGQDVSERFVQMAGPPPPRFNLGEPCRSFAPMGPWLGTWDGFTTPDDLDLTSAINGEECSTLGGLSRGTRSSRRVPGVPDARSSVAAGRSRRETPLLRPGPHPISDQSPAWRRALPRPLQPGRRTCIAEYEATQWTRKTCQEP
- a CDS encoding DoxX family protein — translated: MDAGLLVLRLVVGLLIAGHGVQKVSFRLGGNGLAGGTEEFRRDGFRGGRPTALAAGGSQIGAGLFLAVGLLTPAAAMAAMGVMTVAGTVKWSKGLWVQHDGYEYPLVLVAVCAALALTGAGRWSLDQALGITHWPVWVALAAIVIGPASGLLTRAVLHRPRATVERKSYAQAAE